The following proteins are co-located in the Larimichthys crocea isolate SSNF chromosome XXIV, L_crocea_2.0, whole genome shotgun sequence genome:
- the fam98b gene encoding protein FAM98B: MECDILDSLEQLGYGGPLLEEKPLLAAAQGGLSSPEYVDLCRWLAARLKPLCDLEESITSSPDDMDSLQVEMSGLLKELHCPYKEVVSGILKGRVLTTKDHLKCVLFLSSELQAAQIVRSGRVSDQQQPGESPVCQELQAICETLNLPEPRGQDAAGVFSQVQDKVDEILKGLPNASVGNPVLKKPLSSEQWEKLNNINTVLSSEYECRRRMLIKRLDVTVQSFGWSDRAKVKVDSMARAYQPKRHSLRPQSTVDMAELLAAREDICNVVKTSSGSSREKTVCAVNKILMGRVPDRGGRPSEIQAPAPEMPPWQKRQEGGRGGWGGRGGGGGRGQGGWGGGGGGGGGGGWGGGGGGGGGWRGGGWNQGGHGSYGGHGGKRGRY, encoded by the exons ATGGAGTGCGACATTCTGGACTCGCTGGAGCAGCTCGG GTACGGCGGCCCTCTGCTGGAGGAGAAGCCGCTGCTCGCAGCTGCACAGGGAGGCCTGTCCTCCCCGGAGTATGTGGACCTGTGCAGGTGGCTGGCAGCCAGGTTGAAGCCGCTGTGTGACCTGGAGGAGAGCATCACTTCCAGTCCAG ACGACATGGACAGCCTTCAGGTGGAGATGAGCGgtctgctgaaggagctgcactGTCCCTACAAAGAAGTTGTTTCAGGGATCCTCAAGGGTCGCGTGCTGACCACAAAAGATCATCtcaaatgtgtct TGTTTCTAAGCTCCGAGCTCCAGGCAGCTCAGATTGTGAGGAGCGGACGAGTCTCTGATCAACAACAACCAGGAGAGAGTCCGGTGTGTCAGGAGCTGCAGGCAATCTGTGAGACACTGAACCTACCAGAGCCCAGAGGACAGGACGCAGCAGGAGTTTTCTCTCAAGTCCAAGACAAG GTAGATGAAATACTTAAAGGTCTTCCAAATGCCTCCGTTGGAAACCCGGTGCTAAAGAAACCTCTATCCAGTGAACAGTGG GAGAAGTTgaacaacataaacacagttcTGTCTTCAGAATATGAGTGTCGGCGCAGGATGCTGATCAAACGTCTGGACGTCACAGTTCAGTCATTTGGGTGGTCAGACAGAGCCAAG GTAAAAGTGGACAGCATGGCGAGGGCCTACCAGCCTAAGAGACACTCCCTGAGGCCTCAGTCCACGGTGGACATGGCCGAGCTGCTGGCTGCCAGAGAAGACATCTGCAACGTAGTGAAGACCAGCAGCGGCTCCAGCAGGGAGAAGACAGTTTGCGCCGTCAACAAG ATCCTGATGGGCAGAGTCCCGGACAGAGGAGGACGTCCCTCGGAGATACAAGCTCCAGCTCCTGAGATGCCACCCTGGCAAAAAAGACAAGAAGGTGGAAGAGGTGGCTGGGGAGGccgtggtggaggtggtggaagaGGACAAGGTGGttgggggggaggaggaggtggagggggtggtggtggctggggaggaggaggtggaggtggaggaggttggagaggaggagggtggaacCAAGGAGGACATGGAAGCTATGGAGGAcatggaggaaagagaggacgGTACTAG